The Maridesulfovibrio zosterae DSM 11974 genome window below encodes:
- a CDS encoding TRAP transporter substrate-binding protein produces the protein MVNSAKYLGLFAFFLFFASILCVGVPAKAAKAAEVSLSYANFPPAKTFPCVQMERWKQEVEKRTGGRVEVQTYPGSTLLGAKNTLRGVMQGQADIGCISLAYHPGVFPLCSVFELPLGFTTSTSASLALWDLYEKYQPKEFKRFKVLTMFTSAPSNLMTKTPIRKLEDLKGLELRASGILSKILESLGATPVSMPMSETPEALQKGVVKGLFSSFDVLKDMNFAEICHYETVTNTAVYPFAVIMNMNTWNALPDDVKKIFNDLGREQAEWTGKYMDQHVKDSIEWSKDKYGIEMIKLSDANMQSVKEKTLPLIKNWKTKADASGIDSAAVLADIKASRLKLEK, from the coding sequence ATGGTCAATTCTGCAAAATATTTAGGTCTCTTTGCATTCTTTTTATTCTTTGCATCGATTCTTTGTGTTGGTGTGCCGGCAAAGGCGGCAAAGGCGGCAGAGGTCAGCCTTAGTTACGCGAATTTCCCTCCTGCTAAAACTTTTCCTTGCGTCCAGATGGAACGCTGGAAACAAGAAGTAGAAAAAAGGACCGGCGGTAGAGTCGAGGTACAGACTTATCCCGGATCAACTCTGCTTGGTGCTAAAAATACTCTGCGCGGTGTTATGCAGGGACAGGCTGACATCGGGTGCATCAGCCTTGCTTATCATCCGGGTGTTTTTCCATTGTGTTCTGTTTTTGAACTTCCCCTCGGGTTTACAACATCGACTTCAGCCAGTCTTGCTCTTTGGGACTTGTACGAAAAATATCAGCCTAAAGAATTCAAACGTTTCAAAGTGCTGACCATGTTTACCTCAGCTCCATCAAACCTTATGACCAAGACTCCTATCCGTAAACTTGAGGATCTGAAAGGTCTTGAATTGCGTGCATCAGGTATTTTGTCTAAAATTCTTGAGTCACTGGGGGCAACTCCTGTTTCCATGCCTATGTCTGAGACTCCCGAAGCATTGCAAAAAGGCGTTGTAAAGGGACTTTTTTCGTCTTTTGATGTGCTTAAGGATATGAATTTCGCTGAAATATGTCATTACGAGACAGTAACTAACACCGCAGTATATCCTTTTGCTGTTATCATGAATATGAATACATGGAATGCGTTGCCTGATGATGTGAAGAAAATTTTTAATGATCTTGGGCGTGAGCAGGCAGAGTGGACTGGAAAATATATGGATCAGCATGTGAAGGATTCCATTGAATGGTCCAAAGATAAATATGGTATTGAAATGATCAAACTTTCTGATGCAAATATGCAGTCTGTAAAGGAAAAGACCCTGCCTCTTATTAAGAATTGGAAAACCAAGGCTGATGCATCCGGTATAGATTCTGCAGCTGTTCTAGCTGACATTAAAGCTTCTCGGTTAAAGCTTGAGAAGTAG
- a CDS encoding TRAP transporter small permease: MMNFMEKSALWICKILACFAGITLSLMIALACVNMISRAVYVPVKGTFELMGFFGAVTAAFSLGYSQLNRSHIAVGLLFNRFPKPIQIFLEALSGAASCLFFAFCAVETVKWGLFLYDLGEVSETLGIQFYPFVFAVALGCGAMAFVLLLDIVRTLTGKEPIKTA, translated from the coding sequence ATGATGAATTTTATGGAAAAGTCAGCTCTCTGGATATGTAAAATTCTGGCATGTTTTGCAGGAATAACTCTTTCTTTGATGATAGCTCTGGCTTGCGTAAATATGATCTCCCGTGCTGTTTATGTCCCTGTGAAAGGTACATTTGAGCTGATGGGCTTTTTCGGTGCGGTTACGGCTGCCTTTTCATTGGGGTATTCTCAGCTGAATCGCAGTCATATTGCGGTAGGGTTGTTATTTAATAGATTTCCAAAACCCATACAGATATTTTTGGAAGCACTTTCAGGAGCTGCGTCATGTTTGTTCTTTGCATTTTGTGCGGTAGAAACAGTTAAGTGGGGGCTCTTTTTGTACGATCTGGGAGAAGTCTCGGAAACACTTGGAATTCAGTTTTATCCTTTTGTTTTTGCTGTCGCTCTTGGATGTGGTGCTATGGCGTTTGTTTTACTGCTTGATATTGTCAGAACTCTGACCGGTAAAGAACCTATCAAAACGGCTTAA
- a CDS encoding TRAP transporter large permease, which translates to MEPITIGLVGILCLLLVILVLRIPVAFAMGIIGFVGFAKVLNLKAAYGMLGTEVWNVFSSYGLTVIPLFILMGQICFYSGVNERLYKSAYAWMGHIRGGIAMATVMACAGFAAICGSNTATAATMSTVALPEMKKFRYNPILSTGSVAAGATLGVVIPPSVVLIIIGLQTGESIGRLFMGGVIPGILLCGLFLLTVYFMCISHPDWGPAGPEVSFKEKLSSLPGSIEMVILFLLVMGGLFAGWFTPTEAGAAGSAFALLISIVSRKMSFKKFSAAVVDTLKVSCMIMMVMLGAVIFGRFLAITRIPFEAANFVSALPIPPTIIILLICVIYVIGGMVMDALALLLITIPIFFPIVTAMGYDPIWFGVLITIVTTMGAITPPVGVTTFIVASMAEDVSIDRVFLGVSYFMVAYIVLVALMLMLPATVTFLPTLL; encoded by the coding sequence ATGGAACCGATTACTATAGGCCTTGTAGGCATTCTCTGTCTGTTGCTGGTAATACTTGTTTTACGTATTCCCGTGGCTTTCGCAATGGGCATTATAGGCTTTGTCGGCTTTGCCAAGGTGCTGAATTTGAAAGCAGCATACGGAATGCTGGGAACAGAGGTTTGGAATGTATTTTCTTCGTATGGATTGACGGTAATCCCTCTGTTCATTCTCATGGGGCAGATTTGTTTTTATTCCGGCGTAAATGAGAGATTGTACAAATCTGCATATGCATGGATGGGGCATATTCGGGGTGGGATTGCCATGGCGACCGTAATGGCCTGCGCTGGATTTGCTGCTATCTGTGGTTCCAACACAGCCACTGCTGCAACCATGTCTACTGTTGCTCTGCCGGAAATGAAAAAATTTCGTTATAATCCTATACTCAGTACAGGGTCTGTTGCTGCCGGTGCAACACTTGGAGTTGTTATACCTCCAAGCGTTGTTCTTATTATCATAGGGTTGCAGACGGGCGAATCAATAGGTCGCCTTTTTATGGGCGGAGTTATTCCCGGTATTCTGCTTTGCGGACTTTTCCTGCTGACAGTTTATTTTATGTGCATAAGCCATCCCGACTGGGGGCCTGCCGGGCCTGAAGTTAGCTTCAAGGAAAAATTGAGTTCTTTGCCCGGCTCAATTGAAATGGTAATTCTTTTTCTGCTGGTCATGGGTGGATTGTTTGCAGGTTGGTTTACTCCTACCGAGGCCGGGGCCGCCGGTTCTGCTTTTGCGCTTTTGATTAGCATAGTTTCCCGGAAAATGAGCTTCAAGAAATTTAGTGCCGCAGTTGTTGATACTCTGAAAGTTTCCTGCATGATTATGATGGTTATGCTTGGAGCGGTCATTTTCGGACGATTTTTAGCTATTACACGTATTCCTTTTGAAGCAGCAAATTTTGTTTCAGCGCTACCCATTCCTCCTACCATAATCATTCTGCTTATTTGTGTAATATATGTTATCGGGGGAATGGTAATGGATGCTTTAGCCCTACTGCTGATCACCATCCCTATCTTTTTTCCTATTGTCACAGCTATGGGGTATGATCCCATATGGTTTGGTGTCTTGATTACCATTGTTACAACAATGGGTGCAATTACCCCACCTGTAGGTGTTACTACATTTATTGTCGCCTCAATGGCTGAAGATGTGTCAATTGATCGCGTTTTTTTAGGGGTGAGCTATTTCATGGTTGCCTATATTGTCCTAGTCGCCTTGATGCTTATGCTTCCTGCAACAGTCACCTTTTTACCTACACTGCTTTAA
- a CDS encoding RluA family pseudouridine synthase: protein MPAEFVTVTKAESGQKIIRFLERRVGGEVPRAAIMRWIRKGHVRVDKGRYKPFDIVKEGQTVRIPPYKADPKPKHDLLPPLKVIYEDHNFLAVYKPAGLPSQGGSGHKDSVADRLLGMYANDHFKPAPAHRLDRDTSGVLLAGKSYEGQKKLSDMFAAGEGGKYYLTVVKGQWMANGWQELHDFMGKSGESGNEKVVTGIGKKASSSVFPLAVSESETVLLVQLHTGRTHQIRVQLSSRGFPIIGDGKYGGGTGAMQLHCWRIETPWFTAESLPDWDVGLPEDINFFIS, encoded by the coding sequence ATGCCTGCTGAGTTTGTAACAGTTACCAAGGCTGAGTCCGGACAGAAAATAATCCGTTTTCTCGAGCGTAGAGTAGGTGGTGAGGTGCCCCGAGCAGCTATTATGCGTTGGATTCGTAAAGGTCATGTGCGGGTCGATAAAGGCCGTTACAAGCCTTTTGATATAGTGAAAGAAGGGCAGACTGTCAGGATTCCTCCGTACAAGGCTGATCCCAAGCCGAAGCATGATTTATTGCCACCACTTAAAGTTATTTACGAGGATCATAATTTTCTGGCTGTGTACAAGCCTGCAGGCCTTCCATCTCAGGGTGGCTCAGGGCACAAGGACAGTGTGGCAGACAGGCTTCTCGGTATGTATGCAAATGATCATTTCAAGCCTGCTCCAGCTCATAGACTGGATCGGGACACTTCTGGTGTTCTGCTGGCAGGTAAAAGTTATGAGGGACAAAAAAAACTTTCTGATATGTTTGCAGCAGGGGAAGGTGGGAAATACTATCTAACTGTAGTCAAAGGACAGTGGATGGCAAATGGCTGGCAGGAGCTTCATGATTTTATGGGGAAATCAGGTGAGTCTGGGAATGAGAAAGTTGTTACCGGTATTGGTAAAAAAGCATCTTCTTCTGTTTTTCCTTTGGCAGTTTCTGAAAGTGAGACTGTTCTTCTTGTACAGCTTCACACCGGTCGTACACACCAGATCAGAGTTCAGCTTTCTTCAAGGGGATTTCCGATTATCGGTGATGGTAAATATGGCGGAGGTACAGGAGCAATGCAGTTACATTGCTGGAGAATAGAAACTCCGTGGTTTACAGCTGAGAGCCTTCCTGACTGGGATGTTGGACTTCCTGAGGATATAAATTTTTTTATATCATGA
- a CDS encoding DUF2975 domain-containing protein, protein MEKIKKISILLKYAFLVTLIIIPLFEVCAWVLFNGSYDSFFIPEFLVKSELYILSPLSDMQKALGLAASAPYILLSSYSIWQMVKLFTLYSHGKIFTAENSACYRRAAWALLIGEIVYSFSLTAVILVVTMNNKVGERLLVFGFDDANIGNIVIACVVLAISWVMDEGRKLQDEAELTI, encoded by the coding sequence ATGGAAAAAATAAAAAAAATCAGCATTCTTCTAAAATATGCCTTCTTAGTGACACTTATAATTATACCTTTATTTGAGGTTTGCGCCTGGGTTTTATTTAACGGGAGTTATGACTCTTTTTTTATACCAGAGTTTTTAGTTAAATCAGAATTGTATATCTTAAGTCCTCTGAGTGATATGCAAAAAGCATTGGGGCTGGCCGCTTCAGCTCCATATATATTGTTAAGTTCCTACAGCATTTGGCAAATGGTTAAGCTCTTTACTCTATATTCACATGGAAAAATATTTACCGCTGAAAATTCAGCTTGTTACCGGCGTGCAGCATGGGCCTTGCTGATTGGAGAGATCGTATATTCTTTTAGTCTTACAGCTGTAATTCTTGTGGTGACCATGAATAATAAAGTCGGTGAAAGGTTGCTGGTGTTCGGTTTTGACGATGCGAATATCGGCAATATTGTCATTGCCTGTGTAGTCTTGGCTATTTCATGGGTTATGGATGAGGGGCGTAAGCTTCAGGATGAAGCCGAGCTTACAATTTAA
- a CDS encoding helix-turn-helix domain-containing protein — protein sequence MAILINLDVMLVKRKVSSKELAEAVGITPQNLSVLKTGKAKAIRFSTLEAICSFLECQPGDILEFHEDEDITL from the coding sequence ATGGCGATACTTATTAATTTAGATGTGATGCTCGTAAAGCGTAAAGTTTCATCAAAGGAGCTGGCCGAAGCAGTAGGAATTACACCACAAAATCTTTCAGTTCTGAAGACCGGAAAGGCTAAAGCCATACGGTTCTCGACGCTAGAAGCCATATGCAGTTTTTTAGAGTGCCAACCCGGAGATATTTTAGAGTTTCATGAAGATGAGGATATTACTTTATAA
- a CDS encoding 4Fe-4S dicluster domain-containing protein: protein MLNMTPTVLKNLLSKSSTRMYPVEKREPFDRYRGELFNNIDDCIFCKKCQIKCPSQCITVTKDKDSGTGTWVCDPFACVYCSICVDHCPTNSLYMKPVHRAPSAEREMIEQVGKVKPPKKKAK, encoded by the coding sequence ATGCTTAACATGACTCCCACTGTACTGAAAAACCTCCTTTCAAAAAGCTCAACACGCATGTATCCAGTGGAAAAGCGTGAGCCTTTTGACCGTTACAGAGGTGAACTGTTCAATAACATTGATGACTGCATCTTCTGCAAAAAATGCCAGATAAAATGCCCTTCACAGTGCATAACAGTTACCAAAGACAAAGATAGCGGCACAGGCACATGGGTTTGTGATCCATTTGCCTGTGTATATTGCTCAATCTGCGTGGATCATTGTCCGACGAATAGTCTGTACATGAAACCCGTACACCGCGCTCCATCTGCGGAACGCGAAATGATAGAGCAGGTCGGCAAAGTTAAGCCACCCAAAAAGAAAGCCAAATAA
- a CDS encoding nickel-dependent hydrogenase large subunit: MARTIIPFGPQHPVLPEPLHVKLVVEDEIVQEAIPALGYVHRGLEKLAEIRDYHQMIQIVERVCGICSNIHSMCYCQGIEEIMGVEVPDRAKYLRTIWSELHRMHSHLLWLGLFADAFGFEALFMQFWRIRERIMDINEATTGSRVITSVNVVGGVRQDLTPEMCSWILSEVNTAEKEIKGLQNTILNDYTVCTRTKGVGVLTKEQAYDLGAAGPTLRGSGVASDMRLLKYAAFDKIDFEPVVENDGDCYARSTVRFRETLQSAELVRQALAGLPQGEIATKVKGNPEGEVITRVEQPRGECLYYIKGNGSKYLDRVRIRTPTFANIPPLLAMLPHCELADVPVIILSIDPCISCTER; the protein is encoded by the coding sequence ATGGCACGTACCATCATACCTTTCGGTCCGCAGCATCCGGTTCTTCCGGAGCCGCTGCATGTGAAGCTTGTCGTGGAAGACGAGATCGTACAGGAGGCCATTCCCGCGCTTGGATACGTTCACAGAGGCTTGGAAAAACTTGCTGAAATCCGTGATTATCACCAGATGATCCAGATTGTTGAACGTGTTTGCGGTATCTGCTCCAACATTCACTCCATGTGCTACTGTCAGGGCATTGAGGAAATTATGGGAGTAGAGGTTCCTGACAGAGCTAAATACCTCCGTACTATATGGTCTGAACTCCATCGTATGCATAGCCATCTGCTATGGCTGGGTTTATTTGCCGATGCTTTCGGCTTTGAAGCCCTGTTCATGCAGTTCTGGCGCATACGTGAGCGCATCATGGATATTAACGAAGCTACAACCGGTAGCCGCGTTATCACTTCAGTCAACGTCGTTGGCGGGGTCCGTCAGGATCTTACTCCTGAAATGTGTTCATGGATTCTTTCTGAAGTAAATACTGCGGAAAAAGAAATCAAAGGTCTTCAGAACACCATACTTAATGATTACACTGTCTGCACCCGCACAAAGGGAGTAGGCGTACTGACTAAAGAGCAGGCATATGACCTAGGAGCCGCCGGGCCTACCCTTCGTGGTAGCGGCGTTGCCTCTGATATGCGTCTGCTTAAATATGCTGCGTTTGATAAAATCGACTTCGAACCTGTCGTTGAAAATGACGGTGACTGCTATGCACGTTCCACAGTCAGATTCCGCGAGACCTTACAATCTGCAGAGCTGGTAAGACAGGCTCTCGCGGGACTTCCGCAGGGAGAGATTGCAACCAAGGTCAAAGGTAATCCCGAAGGAGAAGTTATAACCCGTGTGGAACAGCCCCGCGGTGAATGCCTGTACTACATTAAAGGTAATGGCAGTAAGTATCTTGACAGGGTTCGCATCCGCACGCCTACGTTTGCTAATATTCCGCCGCTTTTGGCAATGCTGCCACACTGCGAACTTGCTGACGTTCCTGTTATCATTCTGTCAATCGACCCGTGCATCAGCTGCACGGAACGCTAG
- a CDS encoding NADH-quinone oxidoreductase subunit C, whose product MIENQIEITLESLVGEVSKMKSAGQRFVTLSCTNIGEGKVDIIYHFDKDEVLTNLRLTADIDKPIPSVSGIYFAALLVENELQDQFALTFEGLVLDYGRKLYLDDEITIIPMCNNTKAMTPKK is encoded by the coding sequence GTGATTGAAAATCAGATAGAAATAACTCTGGAAAGCTTAGTCGGAGAAGTATCCAAAATGAAAAGTGCCGGACAGCGTTTCGTCACTTTATCCTGCACCAATATAGGTGAAGGCAAAGTGGATATAATCTATCACTTCGACAAAGATGAAGTACTTACTAACTTACGACTGACTGCGGATATTGATAAACCGATCCCGTCAGTAAGCGGTATCTACTTTGCAGCTCTGCTTGTTGAAAACGAACTTCAGGACCAGTTCGCTCTTACTTTTGAGGGACTGGTACTTGACTACGGTCGCAAGCTGTACCTTGATGATGAAATAACAATCATCCCTATGTGTAATAACACTAAGGCGATGACTCCTAAAAAATAA
- a CDS encoding NADH-quinone oxidoreductase subunit B family protein, giving the protein MFKKFIENSRAKSPWIMHFDCGSCNGCDIEVLACLTPLYDVERFGIVNVGNPKHADVLLVTGTVNPRNAKVLRNIYDQMPDPKGVIAIGACGLSGGVFRECYNVLGGVDKVIPVDVYVPGCPAKPEAIIDGVVTALAKFEGLKG; this is encoded by the coding sequence ATGTTCAAGAAATTCATTGAAAATTCACGCGCCAAATCTCCGTGGATCATGCATTTTGACTGCGGAAGCTGTAACGGCTGCGATATCGAAGTTCTGGCATGCCTGACACCGCTGTACGACGTTGAGCGTTTCGGCATTGTCAATGTGGGTAACCCCAAGCATGCTGACGTTCTCCTGGTAACCGGAACAGTGAATCCCCGTAACGCTAAAGTATTGCGTAACATCTATGACCAGATGCCTGATCCTAAAGGCGTAATAGCCATTGGGGCATGCGGTCTTTCCGGCGGTGTTTTCCGCGAGTGTTACAACGTACTCGGCGGAGTCGACAAGGTTATCCCCGTAGACGTATATGTCCCCGGATGCCCTGCGAAACCCGAAGCTATCATCGACGGCGTGGTCACTGCCCTTGCCAAGTTTGAAGGCCTCAAAGGCTAA
- a CDS encoding respiratory chain complex I subunit 1 family protein, translated as MKTIILMILGIVIAPILGGLIAGIDRRVTARLQSRFGPPILQPFYDVAKLFGKDKVVSNFWQVFCSWVYLIAAALSVALLFGQTDLLLVFFVQAIGAVFLVMGGLSTPSPYSQVGAQRELIQVLTYEPLIILVFASIFMVTGSFRIDEILAYKQPLLIQLPLMFVVLGYALTIKLRKSPFDFSTSHHGHQEIVKGVLTEFSGPYLGIIEIAHWYETIFILGICALFWHTSLVGVILLLVSTYFAELIIDNTMARMTWRWMLKYVWSIGLAMSFVNLIWLYAG; from the coding sequence ATGAAAACTATAATCCTTATGATTCTCGGTATCGTTATTGCCCCAATCCTTGGTGGACTTATTGCCGGTATTGACAGACGCGTAACAGCACGTCTGCAGTCCCGTTTCGGTCCTCCAATTCTGCAGCCTTTCTACGATGTTGCCAAACTGTTCGGTAAAGATAAAGTTGTCAGCAACTTCTGGCAGGTATTCTGCTCTTGGGTCTATCTCATTGCTGCCGCCCTGTCCGTTGCTTTGCTTTTTGGACAAACGGATCTGCTTCTGGTCTTTTTTGTTCAGGCTATCGGTGCTGTATTTCTGGTTATGGGTGGACTTTCCACTCCTTCTCCATACAGTCAGGTAGGCGCACAGCGTGAGCTTATTCAAGTACTTACCTATGAGCCACTTATCATTCTGGTTTTCGCGTCCATTTTTATGGTGACCGGAAGTTTCAGAATCGATGAAATCCTAGCCTACAAACAGCCTTTGCTTATTCAGCTTCCACTGATGTTTGTAGTTCTGGGTTACGCTCTGACAATTAAACTTAGAAAATCACCTTTTGACTTCTCCACTTCCCATCACGGACATCAGGAAATCGTCAAAGGTGTTCTGACCGAGTTCTCAGGTCCATACCTCGGCATCATTGAGATTGCCCACTGGTATGAGACTATCTTCATTCTCGGTATATGTGCCCTTTTCTGGCACACCAGCCTTGTGGGTGTCATACTTCTGCTCGTTTCCACATACTTTGCAGAGCTGATCATTGACAACACTATGGCGCGCATGACCTGGCGCTGGATGCTTAAATACGTTTGGAGCATCGGTCTGGCCATGTCTTTCGTCAACCTCATCTGGCTGTACGCAGGTTAA
- a CDS encoding NADH-quinone oxidoreductase subunit L, producing MLPMMLVIAILLPLVAAIGCYFLRVSAIRTLIVLATGVCVAAVSLALLGQGSFTYSPGTIVGISWDSLVTLADFALLFVMLYYAFKLKNQLIKVFVILQIIPLALFELFVIDHAVETPAIFADSLSLIMVAVISVIGSLICFFAIPYMKEHEEHLHLVKSKQPQFFFFLVLFLGAMNGLVLSNNILWLYFFFEVTTFCSFMLIGHDQNQIAVKNATRALWMNALGGVAFVFGMIWAYVETGSLDLQVIIHSGPMGGLMLAPLGLLCLAGFTKAAQVPFQSWLLGAMVAPTPVSALLHSSTMVKAGVYIVLRLAPAYAGTFLSQGIALCGAFTFLACAAIAVSQSNGKKILAYSTISNLGLIICCAGLNTKWSITAAIILIIFHAASKALLFLCVGTIEHGIGSRDLEDMHGLYLKMPRTAVITIIGVLTMLLPPFGVLLGKWMAIESASGNMFVITMLALGSAVSLVFWARWAGILLTAPLRDKVPAESQSILTKLTLTVLAGIAVVLSLFSPMIYTRLIEPMVGKTFEITAGVFASPMGVFAVYPIFIILAGAFIYSWIETKKSANAKTSQSYMCGANVKETGVQSFIGPMNTPVAVKASNYYMKEFFGEEKLTLWVNFIALALIVLMLGGAL from the coding sequence ATGTTGCCCATGATGCTAGTCATAGCCATCTTGTTGCCCTTGGTGGCTGCTATCGGCTGCTACTTTTTGCGTGTGAGTGCGATCAGAACCCTGATCGTTCTTGCCACAGGAGTATGTGTTGCCGCTGTTTCTCTCGCCCTTCTGGGGCAGGGATCGTTCACGTATTCCCCAGGTACTATCGTAGGAATCAGCTGGGATTCCCTCGTTACTCTGGCGGATTTTGCCCTGCTTTTCGTAATGCTTTATTACGCATTCAAACTAAAAAACCAGTTAATTAAAGTATTTGTAATACTTCAGATTATTCCACTGGCTTTGTTTGAATTATTTGTAATTGATCATGCAGTTGAAACTCCTGCTATTTTTGCAGATAGTCTTTCACTGATCATGGTTGCTGTAATTTCTGTAATAGGTTCGCTGATTTGTTTTTTTGCGATCCCATACATGAAAGAGCATGAAGAGCACCTGCACCTTGTAAAGTCTAAACAGCCACAGTTCTTTTTCTTTCTAGTTCTGTTCCTCGGAGCAATGAACGGGCTGGTACTTTCAAACAACATCCTCTGGCTCTACTTCTTTTTTGAAGTAACCACTTTCTGTTCTTTCATGCTCATCGGGCATGACCAGAACCAAATTGCAGTCAAGAACGCCACCCGCGCATTGTGGATGAATGCTCTTGGAGGTGTCGCTTTTGTTTTCGGAATGATCTGGGCCTATGTTGAAACAGGTTCACTTGACCTTCAGGTCATTATCCATTCCGGACCCATGGGCGGGCTGATGCTTGCTCCTCTCGGCCTGCTTTGTCTTGCAGGTTTCACAAAAGCTGCTCAGGTCCCCTTTCAGAGCTGGCTGCTCGGAGCAATGGTTGCTCCGACTCCTGTATCTGCACTGCTCCACTCCAGTACTATGGTTAAAGCAGGCGTCTACATTGTCTTGAGACTTGCGCCGGCGTATGCAGGCACATTCCTCAGTCAGGGAATTGCACTCTGTGGAGCTTTTACGTTCCTTGCCTGTGCTGCGATTGCGGTTAGTCAAAGTAACGGCAAAAAGATACTTGCATACTCAACCATCAGTAACCTCGGTCTGATTATCTGTTGCGCCGGACTAAATACCAAATGGTCCATTACCGCAGCAATAATTCTGATCATATTCCACGCAGCTTCCAAGGCCCTGCTCTTCCTGTGTGTAGGCACAATTGAGCATGGTATAGGTAGTCGCGACCTTGAAGATATGCATGGCCTCTATCTTAAGATGCCTCGCACTGCAGTTATCACAATCATTGGTGTTTTGACCATGTTGCTTCCTCCATTCGGCGTATTGCTTGGCAAGTGGATGGCAATTGAGTCTGCATCAGGAAACATGTTCGTGATCACGATGCTTGCACTTGGTAGCGCAGTCTCTCTGGTATTCTGGGCCCGCTGGGCAGGAATCCTGCTGACAGCGCCTCTTCGTGATAAAGTACCGGCAGAGTCTCAGAGTATACTGACAAAACTCACCCTGACTGTTCTTGCCGGTATTGCAGTGGTCCTGTCTCTCTTCTCTCCGATGATCTACACTAGACTTATCGAGCCCATGGTTGGAAAAACTTTCGAAATCACTGCTGGTGTATTTGCATCACCAATGGGAGTTTTCGCTGTCTATCCTATCTTCATTATACTCGCAGGTGCGTTCATCTATTCATGGATTGAAACTAAAAAATCTGCCAACGCTAAGACTTCACAGTCTTATATGTGTGGAGCCAACGTCAAAGAAACAGGCGTTCAGTCCTTCATTGGTCCCATGAACACTCCTGTGGCTGTTAAAGCAAGTAACTACTATATGAAAGAGTTCTTCGGTGAAGAAAAACTCACTCTATGGGTTAACTTTATTGCACTGGCTCTCATCGTTCTTATGCTGGGAGGGGCTCTTTAA
- a CDS encoding C40 family peptidase, with translation MILISGRTDISGHKKSTSSLAFSVVRSARSQIGKPYHWGGCSPYEGFDCSGLVWWVYNDNGINIPRVSWQQLKTGRAVHKSRMQAGDIVFFRIPGQGKSLHTGIYSGNGNSFIHSPKSGHTVREESMNKKYWQKYFIAARRVL, from the coding sequence GTGATTTTAATTTCCGGGCGAACGGATATTTCAGGTCATAAAAAGTCAACAAGTAGTCTTGCTTTTTCCGTAGTAAGGAGTGCAAGGTCTCAGATAGGTAAGCCTTATCATTGGGGTGGATGTTCACCTTATGAGGGGTTTGATTGTTCTGGTTTGGTCTGGTGGGTTTATAACGATAACGGTATCAATATTCCGCGAGTGTCCTGGCAGCAGTTGAAAACAGGACGGGCTGTGCATAAAAGTAGAATGCAGGCCGGGGATATCGTTTTTTTTAGAATTCCGGGGCAAGGTAAAAGTTTACATACTGGAATCTATTCAGGGAATGGAAATTCTTTTATACATAGTCCTAAAAGCGGACACACTGTGCGAGAAGAGTCTATGAATAAAAAATATTGGCAAAAATATTTTATCGCAGCTCGCAGGGTCTTATGA
- a CDS encoding FmdB family zinc ribbon protein, with protein sequence MPIYEYQCHECQQIFEEWQTSFEDKELECPVCGGLATKVLSNSSFVLKGGGWYSSGYCKTDSAAGKTGNSSPAGSGSGASTSSGSSSKSSDSTSS encoded by the coding sequence ATGCCGATTTATGAATACCAATGTCACGAATGTCAGCAGATATTTGAAGAATGGCAGACAAGTTTTGAAGACAAAGAATTGGAATGCCCTGTGTGTGGCGGTCTTGCTACCAAGGTTCTTTCCAACTCATCTTTTGTCTTGAAAGGTGGGGGGTGGTATTCTTCCGGATACTGTAAGACCGACTCAGCTGCCGGAAAAACCGGCAACTCTAGTCCGGCCGGCAGTGGCTCCGGTGCATCCACTTCCTCGGGCTCTTCAAGCAAGAGTTCTGACAGTACGTCAAGTTAG